In a genomic window of Cytobacillus sp. FSL H8-0458:
- a CDS encoding MaoC family dehydratase N-terminal domain-containing protein — protein sequence MVELDSSIIGLTGPVFTFEVEKRHIRQFAKAIGDENPLYMDEVYAKGTPYKGIIAPLTFPIAIGAEGEGIDLKLDQKRMLHGEQEFLYSRPIRPGDSLVCQMKVADLYEREGKSGKMQFLVLDTEIKDENGDMVVISRMNIVYRQN from the coding sequence ATGGTGGAACTGGATAGCAGCATTATTGGATTGACAGGACCTGTGTTTACATTTGAAGTGGAAAAAAGGCATATCCGCCAATTTGCCAAGGCAATCGGAGATGAAAATCCACTCTATATGGACGAGGTGTACGCGAAAGGGACACCTTACAAGGGAATTATTGCGCCACTTACCTTTCCCATAGCAATTGGAGCTGAAGGGGAAGGAATTGATTTGAAACTGGATCAAAAAAGGATGCTGCATGGGGAACAGGAGTTTCTTTACTCCCGCCCCATTAGACCAGGCGACAGTCTAGTATGTCAAATGAAAGTAGCCGATTTATATGAACGGGAAGGAAAAAGCGGGAAAATGCAGTTTTTGGTGCTGGATACAGAGATCAAAGATGAAAACGGCGATATGGTTGTGATTAGCCGGATGAATATCGTCTACCGTCAGAATTAA
- a CDS encoding helix-turn-helix domain-containing protein yields the protein MVKANLSSQNHINKNHSIRIAEKIDNFLILCVYEQSQKNDLKSRGSINGTDGRISALPTYTDIDGSSTFIIWEKVYQENAHVFNSLRLVARNRLIRQIADNIVTFLLIRNQKFSPAFTSILNDQRLKNQAVQYIEDILKRETFLMKDEVWEDFCEWFQVHLTEWIVEEMTDTLGFEKLDSLEKQELNELFFQYISKNLSDNYDFLTKFTSIVNNYTINWVDKISETLNIENYSIDQIETLLSLNEHTPLLDIPSRNILTYHLTVNDSIFVMNNAPYQSVREALFKKSFAADGSYLWPTAHVSKGNVQGIIQIKPFKNDHYSFSKHHSIVKETHQDAEALSDLDADIFDALCTIFLSKAKHFEEIVEIEIDELLSIRGLLPKLGGEGRRGGYEEKQRRQILKSLSIIQKLWIALDKTIVYEKGKPAETKLNGRAFLFVDSSGKECFLTEGAKDKKIRYKVDQVFSRYLFGSGRQVALLPLKVLQYDPYRKTWEKRLGRYLSWRWRIQARKGDYLQPNKVSTLLEAIGAELNERTPSRTRDRLEKALDTLHEDGLIESWHYEKWEEPIADLKGWARVWENSMIIIKPPEFITEQYRTIRKTNEASNFKQVHKRKAGMDENPEIAGEKLREIREKFNLSLTHAAEELEISISYLSNIERGIKIPSNKIRRRLVNWLQKFD from the coding sequence ATGGTTAAAGCGAATTTGTCCTCTCAAAATCATATTAACAAAAATCACAGCATCCGGATTGCTGAAAAGATTGATAATTTCTTAATATTATGTGTTTATGAACAGTCACAAAAAAATGATCTGAAAAGCAGGGGGAGCATTAATGGAACAGATGGTCGTATCTCAGCCTTGCCAACCTATACGGATATAGATGGCTCAAGCACCTTTATTATTTGGGAAAAAGTGTATCAGGAAAATGCTCATGTATTTAATAGTTTGAGGCTGGTGGCCAGAAATCGGCTAATCAGACAAATTGCCGATAATATCGTTACATTTCTATTAATCAGAAACCAGAAATTCTCTCCAGCTTTTACTTCCATATTGAATGATCAAAGGCTGAAAAATCAAGCTGTTCAATATATAGAGGATATATTAAAGCGGGAGACCTTTTTAATGAAAGATGAGGTTTGGGAAGACTTTTGCGAATGGTTTCAGGTTCATTTAACTGAATGGATCGTCGAAGAGATGACAGACACTCTTGGATTCGAGAAGTTAGATTCACTGGAAAAGCAAGAGCTCAATGAGCTTTTTTTTCAGTATATATCCAAAAATTTATCGGATAATTATGATTTTCTGACCAAATTTACCAGTATCGTAAACAACTATACTATTAATTGGGTCGATAAAATTTCTGAAACCTTAAACATTGAGAATTATTCAATTGATCAGATTGAAACACTTCTCTCATTGAATGAGCATACACCTTTATTGGACATTCCTTCAAGAAACATTCTTACTTATCATCTAACTGTAAACGACAGTATTTTTGTCATGAATAATGCACCTTACCAATCTGTACGAGAAGCTCTTTTTAAGAAAAGTTTTGCGGCAGATGGCAGCTATTTGTGGCCAACTGCTCATGTATCAAAAGGGAATGTCCAAGGGATTATTCAAATAAAGCCATTCAAAAATGATCATTATTCATTTTCCAAACATCATTCTATAGTAAAGGAAACCCATCAGGATGCTGAAGCTTTATCTGACTTAGATGCTGATATTTTTGATGCTCTTTGCACTATCTTTTTATCAAAAGCTAAGCATTTTGAAGAAATAGTTGAGATTGAAATAGATGAGCTGCTTTCCATCCGGGGACTGCTGCCAAAACTTGGAGGTGAGGGACGGCGCGGGGGATATGAAGAGAAACAGCGGCGCCAAATTTTGAAATCGCTTTCAATTATTCAGAAGCTGTGGATTGCATTGGACAAGACCATTGTTTATGAAAAAGGGAAGCCTGCCGAGACAAAACTGAATGGCCGTGCCTTTTTGTTTGTGGATTCCAGCGGGAAGGAATGTTTCTTAACCGAAGGGGCAAAGGATAAAAAGATTCGGTATAAAGTGGACCAGGTTTTTTCCAGGTACCTTTTTGGTTCGGGCAGACAGGTAGCTCTGCTGCCCTTGAAGGTATTGCAGTATGATCCGTACAGAAAGACTTGGGAAAAGAGATTAGGGAGATACCTTAGCTGGCGCTGGCGGATTCAGGCACGAAAAGGCGACTATTTGCAGCCGAATAAAGTCTCAACTCTCCTTGAAGCCATCGGGGCAGAATTAAATGAAAGAACTCCTTCAAGAACACGGGACCGACTTGAAAAAGCGCTTGATACCCTTCATGAGGATGGATTGATTGAATCCTGGCACTACGAAAAGTGGGAGGAGCCCATTGCCGATTTGAAAGGCTGGGCACGAGTCTGGGAGAACTCCATGATTATTATCAAGCCCCCTGAATTCATTACTGAGCAATATCGTACAATTAGAAAAACAAATGAAGCATCAAACTTTAAACAGGTACACAAGAGAAAGGCCGGCATGGATGAAAACCCGGAGATAGCTGGCGAAAAATTAAGGGAAATAAGGGAGAAATTCAATTTATCTTTAACCCATGCAGCTGAAGAACTGGAGATTTCAATCTCCTATTTAAGCAATATTGAAAGAGGAATCAAAATACCTTCGAATAAAATTCGGAGAAGACTCGTCAATTGGCTCCAAAAATTTGATTAA
- a CDS encoding acetate--CoA ligase family protein, protein MLNESVSDLSLDPLFYPRSVAVLGASQNPNKLGYIQVKALLEGHFEGKVIPINPKSTEILGLACYPSLSEVPEPVDLAIFCVGSNQVQQSMEECARKKVKAAIVFASGFSEIGEEGARQQQTIAEIAKQNGIRLIGPNCVGLVNTINGLVGTFSPAVMSHPLNEQRAVGYVSQSGAFGVLTYMAAAQHGLTFNYFVSVGNEMDTEFSDVVEYMIHDSKTKVISGYLEGAKDTAKLRRLAKEALNKNKPIIVMKAGRSSAGSRAAASHTGSLAGSDQIYDAFFKQTGIIRANDYEDIISFSKLFLSGKLPTGRNTVIISSSGGRGINEADRCEANGLNILPLSEKTRTKIKQGIPPYASAVNPIDLTAAASVSNPELFLAPLQALVEDSEVDNIIFTEFPLSWEEDSPLLQEFIATCKNSDKFVLVTTFPLEGMSIPKGTAAMERNGIPVIPGSLDPICSLAKLVDYSEKYRKNQLASAMEKLGNTRANEERLPSLLKPGETLSEFEASEVLEAYGIPTAKKALAVTAEEAVLHANQIGYPVVMKIDSKDIPHKTEANGIRLQIQNDQEVLQAYTDILQSAKNYNPDAMISGISVHEMLPKGTEVIVGVTKDPAFGPVIMFGLGGIFVETFKDISFRAAPLSRQDAAEMIEEIKANAILKGARGKAAADIDAIIDVLLKVSELIQDSDGLIEELDINPMIVYENGIKAADALIVASEQKFEEIETGG, encoded by the coding sequence ATGTTGAATGAAAGCGTTTCCGATTTAAGTCTTGACCCATTATTCTATCCTCGCTCTGTAGCAGTATTAGGTGCTTCTCAAAATCCGAACAAGCTTGGTTACATACAGGTAAAAGCTTTGCTCGAAGGACATTTTGAAGGAAAGGTCATTCCAATCAACCCGAAGTCAACAGAAATTCTGGGGCTTGCATGTTATCCTTCGTTATCTGAAGTTCCTGAACCTGTTGATTTAGCCATCTTTTGTGTTGGTTCCAACCAAGTCCAGCAAAGCATGGAGGAATGTGCCAGAAAGAAAGTGAAGGCAGCGATCGTTTTCGCTTCAGGCTTTTCCGAAATTGGAGAGGAAGGGGCAAGACAGCAGCAAACGATTGCGGAAATTGCCAAGCAGAATGGAATTCGATTAATCGGGCCGAACTGCGTAGGCTTAGTCAATACAATTAATGGGCTCGTTGGCACATTTTCCCCAGCTGTTATGAGTCATCCGCTTAATGAACAGCGTGCAGTTGGTTATGTTTCCCAGAGCGGAGCATTTGGTGTTCTCACATATATGGCAGCAGCACAGCATGGTTTAACTTTCAATTACTTTGTCAGCGTTGGCAATGAAATGGACACGGAATTTTCAGATGTTGTGGAATACATGATTCACGATTCAAAGACAAAGGTGATTAGCGGCTATCTAGAGGGCGCAAAAGATACCGCAAAGCTCCGGAGATTAGCAAAAGAGGCACTGAACAAAAACAAGCCGATTATTGTGATGAAGGCAGGTAGGAGCTCGGCTGGAAGCAGGGCAGCTGCATCACATACCGGATCTCTTGCGGGTTCAGATCAAATTTATGATGCATTTTTTAAGCAAACAGGCATTATCAGGGCAAATGATTATGAGGATATCATATCCTTCTCCAAGCTATTTTTATCAGGCAAGCTTCCAACTGGACGGAATACAGTCATCATTTCCAGTTCAGGAGGCAGGGGAATTAATGAAGCAGACCGCTGCGAAGCCAATGGATTAAATATTCTGCCGCTTAGTGAAAAGACAAGGACAAAAATTAAACAAGGTATTCCGCCCTATGCAAGTGCAGTCAATCCAATTGACTTAACAGCTGCAGCGTCTGTATCCAATCCCGAGCTATTTCTCGCACCGCTGCAGGCACTCGTTGAAGATTCTGAAGTTGATAATATAATCTTTACTGAATTCCCGCTGTCCTGGGAAGAGGATAGCCCGCTCTTACAGGAATTTATCGCAACATGCAAAAACTCTGATAAATTCGTGCTTGTCACCACCTTTCCGCTTGAAGGCATGTCTATTCCGAAAGGGACAGCAGCAATGGAAAGGAACGGAATCCCTGTTATACCAGGCAGTTTAGATCCAATCTGCTCCCTGGCAAAATTAGTGGATTACAGTGAGAAATACCGTAAAAACCAACTAGCTTCTGCAATGGAAAAACTCGGTAATACCCGGGCGAATGAAGAAAGGTTGCCAAGTCTATTAAAGCCTGGTGAAACACTGAGTGAATTTGAAGCCAGCGAAGTGCTGGAGGCTTATGGCATTCCTACAGCTAAAAAAGCGCTGGCAGTCACTGCGGAGGAAGCGGTGCTTCATGCGAATCAAATTGGCTATCCAGTCGTTATGAAAATTGATTCTAAAGATATCCCTCATAAGACAGAAGCGAATGGGATCAGGCTTCAAATACAAAATGATCAGGAAGTCCTGCAGGCATACACAGATATTCTTCAATCGGCTAAAAACTATAATCCGGATGCCATGATAAGCGGAATTTCTGTTCATGAAATGCTGCCTAAAGGAACTGAAGTCATTGTTGGCGTAACAAAAGATCCTGCTTTTGGACCTGTCATTATGTTTGGATTAGGCGGAATCTTTGTAGAAACATTCAAAGACATCTCCTTCCGGGCTGCTCCGCTGTCAAGGCAGGATGCAGCAGAAATGATTGAGGAAATAAAAGCAAATGCAATCCTTAAAGGAGCGAGAGGGAAGGCGGCTGCGGACATTGATGCCATTATAGATGTTTTATTAAAAGTATCTGAATTGATTCAAGATTCGGATGGTCTCATAGAAGAGCTGGATATTAACCCGATGATCGTTTATGAAAATGGAATTAAAGCTGCTGACGCATTAATTGTTGCTAGTGAACAAAAGTTTGAAGAAATTGAGACTGGGGGGTGA